DNA from Cryptosporangium phraense:
GGCGGTGCTGGCCGTCACCGGGATCTCGCTGCTGATGGGGTACGCCGGGCAGGTGTCGCTCGGGCAGGCCGCGTTCTACGCGGTGGGGGCCTACACGGCGGCGGTCCCGGCCGTGCACGGGTGGCCTCCGGTGGTGGGGCTGGTTCTCGCGCCTGTCGTGGCCGCGGGTGTGGCCGCGCTGCTGGGGGCGTTGCTGCTGCGGCTGCGCGGGCACTACCTGGCGTTCGCGACGCTCGCGCTGCAGCTGATCATCCTGTCGGTCGCGGCCGAGATCGACGTGTTCGGCGGGGCGATCGGGTTGCAGGGGATTCCGTTGCTGGGGGTGGGATCTTTTTCTCTGGAAGCGCCGCGGGAGTACGCCTGGCTGACGTGGGTCGCGGTGTGTGTCGTGCTGGTGTTGACGGCCAACATCGTCGCGTCGCGGCCAGGGCGGGCGCTGCGGGCGCTGGCCGGGAGTGAGCAGGTGGCGGCGGCCAGCGGGATCCCGGTGATCCGGTACAAGGTGACGGTGTTCGCGCTGTCGGCGGCGTATGCGGGGCTGGCGGGTGGGATCTACGCGTTCTTCCTCGGGTACATCGCGCCGGGCTCGTTCACGATCGCGATGTCGGTCGAGTGGGTCGTCATGGCGGTGTTCGGCGGGCTCGGGACGCGCTGGGGGCCGGTGGTGGGCACGGTGGCGGTGACGTTGGTCGTGCAGGTGCTGAACGATCTGAGCACTCGTCCGGGTGCGCCCAGCTACGCGCCGACCGTGCTCGGGTACGCCGCCTACGCGGTGCTGCTGATCGGGGTTCTGCTGTTCATGCCGGGTGGGGTGGTGCCGGCGTCGACGCGTATCGGCGATCGGGGGCCGGTTCGTATGATTCGGGAGTGGCGTATGTGGCGCTTGTGGTTTAGCCCGAAGTCGCGGGACACGACGCGTCCGTGAGTTCCGTCCCGTTGCCCCGGAGGCAGGCGGGCACCTCGCCTCAGCACCTGCTGGTCACGCTGCTCGGCGACTACTGGAACGGGCGTCTGGAGCACCTTCCGTCGGCGGCGCTGGTCGCGCTGGTCTCCGGCTTCGACGTCGGCGAGGTGAGCGCGCGGGCGGCGCTGCGCCGGCTGGCCCACCGCGGGGTGCTCGAGTCCAGCAAGGTCGGGCGCAACACGTACTACGGCCTGTCGGCGTCGGCGACCCGGACGATCGTCGCGAGTTCCAGCCGGATCGTCGCGCTGGGCGCCGAGGACCAGCCGTGGGGCGGCACCTGGACGGTGGCCACGTTCTCGCTGCCCGAAGCGCAGCGGGACCTGCGTCATCTGTTGCGCAGCCGGTTGCGCTGGCTCGGGTTCGCGCCGCTGTTCGACGGGGTGTGGGTGTCGCCGCGCGCCGCCGCCGACGAGGTGCGCGAGTTCCTCGACGAGCTGCGGATCGGATCGGCGGCCGTGCTGCGGGCCGAGGAGGCGGTCGGGACGCCGCTGATCTCGGCCTGGGACCTGGACGAGATCCGGCACGCGTACGAGTCGTTCCTCGCCGACACCGGCCCGTTGAGGGCGAGGCTCGATGGCGGCGACGTCGGGTCGGCCGAGGCGCTGATCGCGCGCACGAGGCTGATGGACGTCTGGCGGACGTTCCCGGCGCTCGATCCGGACCTCCCCGAGGCGGTGCTGCCGCCGGACTGGCCCCGGAGGAGGGCGCGGGCGGTTTTCGGGGAGCTGTACGACGAGTTGGGGCCGCTGGCCGAGGCTCGGGTGCGCCAGGTGTTGGCGCGGTTCGATCCGGGGTTGGCGGGGCTGGTGCGGCACCATACGACGAGAGAGCTCAGCCGCTGAGGCGCGGGGTCCGCCCCCGGGCGGGGCGGCGGCGTCGGGTTGCGCGGCTGGTTGGGGTGCGCGGCTGGTTGGGGTGCGCGGCTCGTTGGGGTGCGCGGCTCGTTGGGGTGCGCGGCTCGTCTGTGCGAGGGCGCACGGCCTGGGTGGGTGAGCGCCAGCGCGGTGAAGGGCACGTTGAGCTTGAGGGCCGTTCGGCACCCACCGATCGGTGGGTGCCGAATGGCAGGACAGGATGCGTGACAAGTCTCCGCAGTATTGCGGTATTGCTGGGAGGACGTTGGCGGGCGGGCGGGCGGGG
Protein-coding regions in this window:
- a CDS encoding branched-chain amino acid ABC transporter permease, with product MKTGIAFGIVALGLPFLLDDTQMSVYVLMGLAVLAVTGISLLMGYAGQVSLGQAAFYAVGAYTAAVPAVHGWPPVVGLVLAPVVAAGVAALLGALLLRLRGHYLAFATLALQLIILSVAAEIDVFGGAIGLQGIPLLGVGSFSLEAPREYAWLTWVAVCVVLVLTANIVASRPGRALRALAGSEQVAAASGIPVIRYKVTVFALSAAYAGLAGGIYAFFLGYIAPGSFTIAMSVEWVVMAVFGGLGTRWGPVVGTVAVTLVVQVLNDLSTRPGAPSYAPTVLGYAAYAVLLIGVLLFMPGGVVPASTRIGDRGPVRMIREWRMWRLWFSPKSRDTTRP
- a CDS encoding PaaX family transcriptional regulator C-terminal domain-containing protein, encoding MSSVPLPRRQAGTSPQHLLVTLLGDYWNGRLEHLPSAALVALVSGFDVGEVSARAALRRLAHRGVLESSKVGRNTYYGLSASATRTIVASSSRIVALGAEDQPWGGTWTVATFSLPEAQRDLRHLLRSRLRWLGFAPLFDGVWVSPRAAADEVREFLDELRIGSAAVLRAEEAVGTPLISAWDLDEIRHAYESFLADTGPLRARLDGGDVGSAEALIARTRLMDVWRTFPALDPDLPEAVLPPDWPRRRARAVFGELYDELGPLAEARVRQVLARFDPGLAGLVRHHTTRELSR